The nucleotide window ACAAGGCCGCGCACCCGCAGACCGCGCGTTTGCAGCGCTTCCAGCGTGAGCAGGGTATGGTTGATGCTGCCCAGGTAGTTGCGCGACACCACTACAACCTCCAAATCAAGCTGCGCAACGAGGTCGGCTACCAGGAAGCCGGGGGCCAGGGGCACCAGCAGGCCGCCCGCGCCTTCCACCAGCAGGTGGTTGTTGGTAGCCGGCAGCTGGAAGTCCCCGGGCTGAAGCGTCAGCTGCTCGGCGGCGGCGGCGGCGGCGGCGTGGGGCGAGGCCGGCAGCTGCAGCCGGTGCCGCTCGGGCCAGAACCGACTGACCGGGTTTTGCACCAGCCCGCGTACGGTAGCGGCGTCGGTAGTAGGTTCCAGCCCGGCTTGCACGGGCTTCCAGTAATCAGCCTGCAGAGCCTCGGTGAGGATGGCCGAGACGAAGGTCTTGCCGACATCGGTGCCGATGCCGGTGATGAAGAGTCGTTCCAATACTTGGTTTCTTACTTTTCGGTATGCCGAAAGGAGTTAATAACAGGTGCTCTAATCCAGTTCTGCCCGAGAAAATAAGTCGAGTGCTACGTCTTCATCTTCCACAGCCTCTTTGAAAGCAATAGCAAATTGTTTCAGGGCTGCCTTATCCGCCGAGTAGGCGCAGTACATGCTGCCCTCCGGGTCGAACTTCACTATGCCAACAAAGTGCGGTAGCTTCTCTTCTAAAAATACGTTAGCAAGAGAAGCCCAATCATAGCCATTTCCCTCAAAGCCTTCTTCTGCTCGTGCTTGAAAAATTTCGGTCTTATACTCTCCGACATTCAAGCAGATGGAAGCGCTGTTCTCGTGCTCTGACCAAAAGAAAGGGCTGATGATCTTTTCAAAATCTTCCATGCTCATGATGTGTGTTATTGATGCAGTGAAAATTTATTCTAAACTGTCAACTGAAGCGTGTTAGTTGCCTCCTGGCAGCTGCAGTTGCCCCGCTCCACCTGCCGTTGTTTGCCCTAATACCCGCGCCAGCGCTTCGATTTCCTCCTCAGTATTGTACGAATGCACGATAAGCCGCAGCCGCTCGGTACCCGCTGGCACCGTGGGCGACACAATGGCGCGCACATCGAAGCCGGAGGACTGGGCGGCGGCGGCTACCTGCCGCACCTGGGCCGGGCCGGCACTGGCAGTGAAGAAAACAGGATGAATAATGTGGCTTTCCTGCGGCACGTGTAGGCCCGCTACCGCGTTGAGCTGAGCTTTGAGGTAATCGGAAAGGGTGAAAAGCCGCGCCCGCTCTGCCGTGAGCGTGGACAGTACCGCATAGGCCGCCGCCAGCCCGGCAATGGTAAGCGGGGGCAGCGCGGTGGTGTAGATGAAGGGCCGGCTGAAGTTAAGCAGGTAGTCGCGCAGCACGGCGGCTCCGGCCACGGCAGCGCCCTGACTGCCCAGGGCTTTGCCGAAGGTCAGGATGCGGGCAAACACCGCGTCTTCGAGGCCGAGTTCCGCTACCAGTCCTTCGCCCAGCGCGCCGTACACGCCGTTGGTATGCGCCTCATCTACCACTAGATAGAGCCCCTTGGCTTGGCACAGGGCGGCCAGCTCGGCCAGCGGGGCCATGTCCCCATCCATGGAGTACAACGCTTCTACCGCCACAAACACGGCGCCGGTGGCGCGGGCGAGCTTGCGCTCCAGGTTGTGCAGGTCGTTGTGGCGGAAGCTCCAGGCGGTGGCAAACGAGGCGCGGATGCCGTCCTTTACGGAGGCATGGGAGGCTTCGTCGTACAAAATAGTGTCGCCGCGGCGGGGCACGGCGGCAAAGAAGCCCAGGTTGGCCGCGTACCCGGAGTTGAACAGCAGCGCGGCCTCGGCCCGGTGAAAGCAAGCCAGCTGCTGCTCCAATGCTTCGGCGGCGGCAGAGTTGCCGGTGAGCAGGCGGGAGCCGGTGCTGCCCGCCGCCTCGGCCGTGGCCCGTTGCAGCGCTGCCTGCACAGCCGGGTGCTGGCTTAGCCCCAGGTAATCGTTGGAGCTGAAATCAACCAGCCCAGCGGCCGGCAGCGTAAGGCGGCGGCGAGTGCCGGCGGCCTCGCGCTGGGTTAGCTGCGCTGCCAGGCGCTGGTGCAGGGGAGTGGAATCAGGCATCAAAAGTGGAAAAGCAGGCGTCTCAACAGCGTTCAGCACATACCGCTAGGGCACGAGCACGGCGTTGGCGCGCAGGACCTTGGCAAAGAACAGTGCGTGGAAAGGCAGGGAGTTTTCCCAGTACTCCCAGGTGTGGGCGCCGGGCCGCTCGGTGTACTCGTGGGGCGTGGCGTTGTAGACCAAGCGGCGGTGCAGCTCGCGGTTGGCCTCAATAAGAAAGTCATCCACTCCGCAGTCGATAATGAGGGGCAGGCCGTTGGCTTTGAGCTTATCGGCCAGGGGCAGCACCATGTAGTTGCTGAGGTAGGTTTCCGGGGTAGCGCCCACCGGCCCCAGAATCGGGGCAAACCGCTCGGCGGTGCGCTTGGCTTCCTCGGGGTTCTGCTTCCACCGGGCCGTGCTGATGTCCAGGGCACCACTCATGCTGCCAGCCGCGCAGTATAGGTTGGGGTGACGGGCCGAGAGGTAAAGGGCCCCGTGCCCGCCCATCGACAAGCCGGTGATGACGCGCCCTTTCCGGTCACGCACGGTGCGGTAGGTCTGGTCGATTTTCTGGACTACTTCCTGCGTGATATACGTTTCGAACTGACTGGCCGGATTCACCGGGCTGTCGATGTACCAGGCAAATTCCTCTCCCTCCGGCATCACAATGATGAGGTTGTACTGGTCGGCCAGGCGGTGCACCAGCTGCTTGTCGGGCGTTTTGGCCAGCCAGTCGGAGTAGTGACCGGTGGCCCCGTGCAGCAGGTACATCACCGGGAAACTGGCCTTTTTCTGCCTGGTGTAGGCGTTGGGCAGCACCACGTTGGCGCGGTAGGTTTTGTGCATGGCCGCGCTGGGAATAGCCAGCGTATCGACCTTGGCCCCGAAGGCTGCACCCGCGTAGCTTATCAGCAGCAGGAAAAGAAAAGAGCGGAAAAAGCGCATGTTTTCTGGTAAATAAGGTGAAACAAGACACCGGCCGCTGCCCGGCAATGCAGGCGGCGGCCGGTGCGCAAAGAACTCAACTAGAACAGGCCGGCGCTAGGCATCGAAGCGGGTAGCAGCTAGCCACACGCTACCGTCCCGCCCGAAGCTGCGGGCACTGATGACCACCCAGCTGTCTTCTACCTCCACCCGGTCGCCCACCGACGGCAGCACGCCGTGCAGCGCCAAAATGCCGCTGATGGCCGCGCCAATCTTGTCTTCCAGGTCCGAAATCAGCTCGTGGGCCTCGCGGGCCTCGTGCTGCTGCCGGAACTCCTCGGCGTAGCCGTAATCGAGGTTCAGATCAAATACAATGCTCATGCGGCAGGGAATAAAAGCAGGTCATGCTGAGCGAAGCCGAAGCATCTCTACCGCTTCGTTAGATGATGCAGACAAAGCGGTAGAGATGCTTCGAAAAGCGGTAGAGATGCTTCGACAAGCTCAGCATGACACGTTAGAGGGCAAGGTTACGCTACCACCGAAACGGCTGCCTCTTTGCCCAGCACCATAGCCCCTTCGGGCACATCCTTGAACGACTTGCGGGGCTTGAGGCCCAGCAGGGCAAACATCTGCTTGTCGGCGTCGAAGTCAGGGTTGGGCGTGGTCAGGAGCTTCTCGCCGCTGAAGATGGAGTTGGCGCCGGCCAGAAAGCACAGGGCCTGCTCCGTCACGGGCATTTCCTGACGGCCGGCCGAGAGGCGCACCATGGTGTGGGGCATCAGGATGCGTGCCGTGCCAATCATGCGCAGCATTTCCCACACGCTCACGCGGGGCTGATCGGCCAGGGGCGTGCCCTGCACCGGCACCAGGGCATTCACCGGTACGCTCTCGGGGTGCTGGGGCAGCGTGGCCAGCGTGTGCAGCATGGCAATGCGGTCTTCGTCGGTTTCACCCAGCCCAATGATGCCGCCGGAGCACACCGAAATACCGGCTTTACGCACGTGCTCCAGCGTGTTCAGTCGGTCGTCGTAGGTGCGGGTCGTGATGATGTCGTCGTACTTCTCGCGGCTGGTGTCGAGGTTATGGTTGTAGGCATACAGGCCGGCCTGCTTGAGGCGCTCGGCCTGGTACTCGTTTAGCATACCCAGGGTGCAGCACACTTCCAGGCCCATATGGTTTACCTGTTCTACCATGCCCAGCACCCGGTCGAAGTCGCGGTTGTCACGGATTTCGCGCCAGGCGGCACCCATGCAGAAACGGGTGCTGCCGCCGTCCTTGGCACGCTGGGCCGCGGCCAGCACTTCGGCGTCGGGCAGCAGCTTGTGGGCCTGCACGCCGGTGTGGTAGCGAGCCGCCTGCGGGCAGTAGGCGCAGTCCTCGGGGCAGCCGCCGGTTTTTACGCTCAGCAGGGTGCACACCTGCACTTCGCCGGTAGCCTGCGTCTGGGCATGAATAGCCGCTGCCTGGCTTACCAGCTCCAGCACGGGCAGATTATAAATAGCTTTTACTTCGTCGAGGGTCCAGTCGGTACGGAGGTGCATGGCAGGGAAGATGAGTCTGGAAGTTAGGCCTTGTAAACAGGCAGCCCGCTGACCATACAGAAGGCCAGCGGGCTGCAAGATACAGGAGAAGCGGATTTGTGCGGACTTAAACTGTACGAATAACGCGGCAGGGGTTGCCCACGGCCACCACGCCCGCCGGAATGCTGCGCGTCACCACGCTGCCGGCCCCAATAGTGGTGCCCGCGCCAATGGTTACGCCCGGCAGCACGATAACACCCGCGCCCAGCCACACATTGTCGCCAATAATAATTGGCCGGGCAAACTCCCAGCCGGCAACCCTAGGCTCGGCTTCCACTGGGTGGCCCGCCGTGCTCAGCACTACATTCGGGGCCACAAACACGTTGTCGCCGATGCTGACGAGGGCGCAGTCCAGCACCGTAAAACCGTAGTTGGCGTAGAAATTCCGGCCCAGTTGAATGTTGTAGCCGTAGTCGCAGCGGAAGGGCGCCTCCACGTGGGCGTCGGTTTCGTAGCCGAGTAGCTCGCCCAACACTTGGCGGTTCAGGTCCACAGGCTCCTGGTTGTAGCGGTGGCAAAGCTGCTTGGCGCGCCGGCGCTCCGCTACCAGCTCAGGGTCGTTGGCCTGGTACAGCTCACCGGCCAGCATTTGTTGTTTGGGCGTCATATCGGCAGGAAAAGCCAGGTGCGCTGCTGGCTAGAGCAAGGGGTTGGGCTGGTCCGTCATGTTGTTTTTGCCTTTGCTGTCACGGGTGTTCTTCTGCACGGCAATGGCGCCGAACAGGGCCAGCATAAACGACATGGCATAAAAGCCTTTTTCACTGAGGGCCAGGGAAGCATTCCAGAGCCCCACAGCCAGCAGCATAATGGCGGCAATGGTGGAAAACCAGCACAGACTGTAGTAGATGCTGGTGACGGGAATACCTTCCAGCTGGTCGCGCACACTCTTCTGCAGCGATACGGCCGCAAACAGCCCGAACAGCAGGATGGTGAAGTAGTAGCCCTTTTCGTTGAGCAGCATCTGCGCGTTCCAGAGGCCTACGATAAAGGCGGCCATGCCGGCCAGCAATGCCACCCAGGAGGCGGCCACAAAGGCATTGGAGGGTTTGGTACTCATAGCGGTTCAGGCAACAGGTGAGAGTGAAAGAAACGTCGGCCAGCAAGCTCCCGACACTCAAACATAGCGTTCTGCGGCGCTAACGGTTGGGTAAGAATTTCCAAAATCAGACTTTTCATCAGGCGTGAATGAGAAAGGATGATGCGCCCGAAAGCCGCTTCCGGTGTCCAAAATGCGGCTAACGAGAGTGGGGCTATCTGATTTTTGCGGGAGGATATTTTTCTCTAAACCAGGAGAAGAACCCAATATTCACCGCGTGAAGTAGGGGCGGGGCTTGCCCCCGCCCTTCGTTGAACGAACCTTGCACTCGTTGTTCAACGACAGGCGGAGGCAAGCCCCGCACCGTACTTCTGCCTTCCCCCAAAACACAGCGGGCCGCTCCTTGGTAGAGCAGCCCGCCGACTAAAGTAGAAACAACTTTACGACCGTTTGCCACCCCTGGCGGGCGCGTTACGGCTGCTGCCGCGGGTGCCCGAGTTGCCTTTGGGCGTGCGGTTGAGCGTTTTAGAGGCGGTCTGACGCTTGCTACCCGAGGCGCCGGTCGGGCGGCCCGACTTGCCGGCAGCCGCGCCGGGCCGTGGGCCTACCGTGTTGGTAGGCCGCCCCGAGCCCGCCGACCGGCCCGCCGAAGCCAATCCTTTGGGGGCGGAGGATTTGCGGCCGGGAGCGGGCTTGTCTACCCAGGCCCCGGCCAGCTTGGTTTTGGGTTTGCGCGGGGTATCAGCCTCATCGTCGGTGGAGGCGGGCCGGGCCACGGCGGGACGTATGGTGATGGGACGGGCCGTTTTGCGGCCGGGGCGGTCGGCCCACTGCGTGGCGGTGGACACGCTCTTGCGGCGGCGCGGCATGGAGCCGTCGTCGGCACTGCTGGAGTTTTCCAGCATCTCAAACAGCACTTTCAGCTCCTTTTCCGTCAGCTCGCGCCACTCGTTCAGGCCCAGGCCTTTGATGCTGATGTTCATCACCCGGATGCGTTCCAGCTGCACTACTTCGTAGCCAAAATGCTCGCACATGCGCCGGATCTGGCGGTTCATGCCCTGAATAAGGGTGATGCGGAAGATGTAGGGCGTTTCTTTCACCACCTTGCATTTCTGCGTCATCACCCCCAGAATAGGCACCCCGTTGGCCATGGCCTCGATGAAGTCGTCGCGCAGGGGCTTATCCACCATCACCACGTACTCCTTCTCGTGCTGGTTGCCGGCACGCAGGATTTTGTTGACGATGTCGCCGTTGCTGGTGAGCAGAATCAGGCCCTGCGACTCCTTATCGAGGCGGCCCACGGGGAAGATGCGCACCGAGTGCTTGATGGCCCGGATGATGTTGTCGCGGATGCTGGTGTCGGTGGTGGTGACGATGCCCGGGGGCTTGTTGTAGGCAATGTAAATGGCATCTTCCTCGGCCCGGGGCTCAATGGCAATGCCGTTGACCACCACGCGGTCCTTGCCCGTTACCTGGTCGCCGATGGCGGCGCGCTTGCCGTTTACCAGCACGTTGCCCTGCTCGATGTGGCGGTCGGCTTCGCGGCGGGAGCAGACGCCGCTTTCGCTGATGTATTTATTGAGACGCATGGGAATGAAGTGCTTCGTGCTTTGTGCCTGGTGCTTAGGCAAAAGCTAAGCAAGCGGGCCGCAAGTTACGCAGAAACGGAGCGGCAGCCCATGCAAAAGCGCCACCACGCCCTCCCGGCTACCTCAAAAACCGCTCTATGGCGGCGTGGAGGGCAGCAGGCAGGTGCTCCGGCGGAAGAGGGCGAAGGGCCTGAGTCGCGCCATCAGTGTCAGTGAAGGTGCCGGCTGTGGGCGTGAACCGCAGGTGGCCCTGGCGAAACGCGCGCTGCTCCTCGCCCTCGGCTTGCATCATGGAAACAAACTCCAACAGCTCTAGCGCCTGGGTGGCTTTGTCGAAGTGCAGCCAGGAGTACACGTCGGCGGGGTTGGCGCTGTGCACATCGAGGCGCTTGATTTCGCAGATGAATGCGGTGTCGGCTTCCAGCAGGAATAGGGTGGCGAAACGCAAAAGAGGAGGGGTGGAAAGGTGAATAATATTAAGGCTGCTCTCCGGGCAATTCTACGTTCCGATACACCAACAGATGGGCAATGTTATCAACAGGTAAGTTCAGTTCCTGTTGAACCTGCTCAACTTTTCGAGCAAAAACGGCTAGCTCCAGCAACGCCTGATCATAGGCAGCAGATAGGGCCAGCTTGTTGACCCGAATTTTGGGTTGCGTAGGCATCCCGAACGGTTTATCATCATCTAGACAAGTGAAAACAACCTCTTCGGCGGTGAAGGAAACTTGAGGGGCAGGGTGTCCCTGGTAGTAAGCAGGACGGCCATACTTTGCTAGATACTTCCAGTAGATAATGTCCGAAAGTTCGCCACAGCATTGCGGAAACAGAGCATTATGGTCGTCAACCCGCAAGACGTAGCCGCCAAAAAAGGAGCATAGTCCAAGCAAATCATAGTCGCCTGCGAAGTAGCCTTCCAGATGAGATGCCGTCAGCTTCCGCAGGTTGCCGAGAGTAATATCACTAGCCCGATAGAAGAAGAGGCCTGGAGTAAATGGTTGCAAAGGATCCGGAAATCCGGCCTCTCTATGAGACTGAGCAGCATATGCATCCCATTCAGCCGGATAATCCCAACTCGGGAATTTACTTGGAGCAGGTACAAGGTGGTTGTGGAAACCAATTTCCAGGGCCGGTATCAACTCTACCATCATAGTGTCCTTACAGCTTCACCGCTTTCTCGCCCTTGTCCACGCCCAGCATCCACTTCGTGAGGCCGCGCATGTAGGTGGCCTGGTCGTCGTACATACTCATGTGGGAGCCTTCGGGGCAGATGAGGGCGGTGCCGTGCTGCACTTTTTTGGCCACCATGCGCATGTGCTCGGGGTCCATAGTATCGTGCCGGCCGCCGATGCTGAGTACGGGCACCGCGAGCTTGGGTAGGTCGGCCACCCGGTCCCAGCGCAGGAGCTTACCGGAGGCGCCAAACTCGCTGGGCCCCTGCATGGTTACGTAGAGCGACTGGTTGGTTTTGCCCAGGGAGCGGGTCATAGGCTCGGGCAACTGGGGCAGGCGGCACAGGTGCTGGGCGTAGAAGTTGGGCTCCAGCAGCTGCATGTAACGCGGGTTCTGGAAGTCCTTGGCAGCCTCAATCCGGCGAATTTCAGCCAGCACCTCGGGTTTGAGCTGGGGCGCCAGCACCTCGTCGGCGTACTTATTATAGGCCGGAATGCTCATCATCATATTGGAGATGACAAGGCCCTTCAAGTGCTGCTGGTACTTAAGGGCGTACTCGGCGGCCAGGATACCGCCCCAGCTGTGGCCCAGCAGATAGAAGTTGTCTTTGTCGAGGTTGAGGGCCTGGCGTACCTGTTCCACTTCCTCCACGTAGCGCGGCAAACTCCACATGACCGTGTCTTTGGGGTTGTCGGAGTTGCCGCAGCCGAGCTGGTCGTAGTAAATGAACTCGATGCCTTCCTGGGGCAGGAAGCTTTCCAGGCACTCGAAGTACTCGTGCGTGGCACCGGGGCCGCCGTTGAGCAGCAGGAGCTTGATGCGCGGGTTGTGGCCAAACCGCTTCGTCCACACATTGAAGGTGCCCTTGGCCGTGCGGATAGGAATGATCTGCACGCCGCCCGTTTTCACCCGAGCCGTGTCGGCGGCGAAGTAGGCAGTTAGGCTGCCGTCGGCGGCAGTGGTTTCCGGCTTGGTGGGCGAGGAGCAGGCGCCGCCGAGCAGGCCCAAAAGCAGCAGGCAGGTGCCCAGGAAGGAAGTGCGCATGATTTGAGGGGGTAGGAAAGAAGCGGAAAGCTAAACCTACCGATAAATCCGGCCGGCACCAACTACGCCTTGGGCTGCCCCTATTTGCCCGTCACCGACTGCTCCAACTCCCGAAACGGAATAACGGTCTTCACCCCGTAGTCCTGCACCGGCCACGACTGCACAATGGTTTCCACGGATAGCCCCAGGTCGCGGATGGCCTGGTACAGGCCCACCTGCCGGGCACTGGCCTTGCGGCTCGGCCCCTGCCGCGCTATCCACACCAAATCATCCTCAAACAGCAGCTTCTCGCTCGGGAAGTAGTACACCAGGTAGTCGTTGGTGTGCTGGGACTTGCTGCCGATAACATGAATCTGCATCTCGAACCCGTTTTCCGCAATGGTTTTGCTGGTGGTTATTGCCTCAGTGCGCAGCGGGCGGGGCTGCCGCTGCAGGCTGTCGGGGTGCAGGGTGTGCGGGGCGGCGGTCAGGTACTGCACGTAGGGCACATCGGCGGGCGTGGTGAGGATGGTGGCGCCCCGGTGCACAAAGGGCCGCAGCCCGCCGAGGTAGTGCGGGTGGTAGTGCCCCGCCACGAAGTAGCGCACGGGCTTGCCCGGTGCCAGCTTGCGGGCTTCGGCCAGAATCAGCTCCCCGTTCTCACTGTTCAGCGGCGCCTCGGCCACCAGCAGAAACGAGTTGAACTCCACCACCAGCACCTTATCGTCGGTGTGCTTGAGCTCCAGAAAGTGCAGGTGCGCGCCGTGGTGCGTTACGGTAACTTCGGGCTTGACGACGGGGGGCGGCACCAGGGCGTACCCGGCGGGCGCCGTGAGCAGGGTAGGCGCCGCCGACTCCAGCGCCCCCGTTGTTACCCGCACAGTGTCCGTGAGCTTGCCGTTAATTTTGCTGACAACGACGGTGCGGGCGTAAGCTAGCTTACCCACGGTGGCGTGGTCCTGGTAAGTGTAGGTCGTCAGCACGTCCCCGAATAGCTCGTCGTGGCTCAGGGCGGTGACCTTGCTCAGGCGGTTGTCGGCGCGGCGGATGTAGAGCCGCACGATGCTGCCGCCGAGCGTGTCCTGGTACACCGTTTCGGTGCGGGTGCTTTCCGGCGCAGGCTTGCGCTTGCGCTGGTAGAAGAGGTGCAGGAGCGGAGCCGGCGTGTAGCGCGCCGCCTGAACGGGCTGCCCCCGGAAAGTGCCGGGCGTCACGCGGGTCAGCTGCTCGTCGCCGTAGTCCTGAAATAGCAGGGTCGTGGACGTGAGCTGGGTGCGGGAGAAGTAGGTTTTGGTTTCCTGGCGTAGCGTGTCACTCTTCAGAAAGCTGGTAGCGGTGCCCCACACGCGGCCGGTGCCGGTGTAGTTGGTGGCCTGCCAGGGCTGGAAGCTGTGCTCCAGCTGCGTCAGCGTTTCGTGGTAGCGCAGGGCGAGGTAGGTGGTCTGCACGGGCTGGGCTTGCTGCTTCCAGCAGGCTTGCAGGTTATCGGGTGCCTTCGCCCAAGCGGGAAGCTCTGGGAGCAGAAGAAGCAGGAGCAGGGCGAACGAGCGGATCAAGGGCATAAAAGCTGAGTGGGTTTGGAAACTGATTTCCGGGTCATGCTGAGCTTGTCGAAGCATCTCTACCGCTTCGTCTGAATACTGTCACAACGAAGCGGTAGAGATGCTTCGGCTTCGCTCAGCATGACGAGTGAGAATTGCTTTTGCCTGATGCCCGTCTACTCTTCCGCCAGCCACTGCAGCGCCCGGTACTCGCCCGGCCCGAAAAACAGCCGCAGTACGTCATCGGTGAGGCGCTGGCCGTTGGCGCCGTTGGTGAACAGCACCAGGGTTTCCTGCTGCTCGGGAAAAGCCAGGAAGAAATTCTTGAAGTCGCCGTTGTCGCCCCAGTGCCAGAGGGCGGGTCCACGGCTGGTGGTTACCAGCCCCACGCCGCAAGCCCAGGCAATGTGCGCATCGGTGGGGGTGAGGGTGTGCCCGCAACGGTTGGCTTCGTTGGCGGGCCGGAGCAGCAGCTGGTGGGTGGCGGGCTGCAGGCCGGTGCCCGCCAGCAGCGCCCGCACAAACCGGCTGTAATCGTCGGCGGTAGAAAGCAGGCTGAAGCCCGCGTTGGGCTCCGCAAACCGGCGGATTTCAGTAGGCTTACCGGTATTATCGTGACCGAAGCTGGCATTTTTGTCGAAGCCCGGCTGCCACACGAAGGAGCTACGGCGCATCTTTAGGGGCTTGAATACTTCCGCCTGCGCCAGCTGTTCCCAGGACTTACCAGTAAGGTGCTCCAGGGTTTTTTGCAGCCACACGTAGCCTTCGCCGGAGTAGTTCCAGCAGCTGTCGGGAGTGTATTTCAGGCGCAGGACGGAGGTCTTCCAGCTGTCGGCCAGCGGGTTTTCGGCCCAGTTGGGCAGGCCAGTGGAGTGCGTGAGCACCATGCGGGCCGTGATTTTGTCGGCTCCGGGCTGGATGGCTAGGCGCGGGTAGGGGGCGTAGGAAAGCAGGGGCTTATCCAGCGCCAGCAGGCCCTGGTCGAGCAGGCGTAGGGCCACGTAAGCCAGCACCACCTTTCCCAAAGAAGCCGCCTGAAACGTAGTATTGGCTTTCAGCGCCTGCCTGGTGCCGCTTTTGCGCTGCCCCAGCGAGTACGCGGTAGATTTGCCGTTTTGGGAATACACTACCTGCAGGCCGGATACATTCTGCTTTTTGAGCAGGGCCTCCAGCTCCTGTTGCTGGGCGGTGGCTGTGAGGGTGAGCAGGAGAAGAAATAGCGTATTTAGGAATTTCATGCAGTAACCAAAGCAGCTGATTAGCCGCATTAAGAGGAAAGGAAACGGACCAATCAGCCTGGCAAAGGCAAACCCGATAAGCTAATCACAGCCGGCTAGTATGGAATTCAGCTTCGTTGCGCGCCATCTGCTGCAGGTGGCGCTGACCGTGCTGGGCCAGAAAATACAGGTACTCATACACATCAATCTTGCCCAGGCTGTTTACGGACATCGTCGTCTTGTACAAGATACCTTCCC belongs to Hymenobacter sp. J193 and includes:
- the bioD gene encoding dethiobiotin synthase, which gives rise to MERLFITGIGTDVGKTFVSAILTEALQADYWKPVQAGLEPTTDAATVRGLVQNPVSRFWPERHRLQLPASPHAAAAAAAEQLTLQPGDFQLPATNNHLLVEGAGGLLVPLAPGFLVADLVAQLDLEVVVVSRNYLGSINHTLLTLEALQTRGLRVRGLVFNGEPTPATEDFIRQHTGVPVMPRVLPEPEVSAAVVSRYAAEFRAWFTFA
- a CDS encoding immunity 51 family protein, with translation MEDFEKIISPFFWSEHENSASICLNVGEYKTEIFQARAEEGFEGNGYDWASLANVFLEEKLPHFVGIVKFDPEGSMYCAYSADKAALKQFAIAFKEAVEDEDVALDLFSRAELD
- a CDS encoding aminotransferase class I/II-fold pyridoxal phosphate-dependent enzyme, which encodes MPDSTPLHQRLAAQLTQREAAGTRRRLTLPAAGLVDFSSNDYLGLSQHPAVQAALQRATAEAAGSTGSRLLTGNSAAAEALEQQLACFHRAEAALLFNSGYAANLGFFAAVPRRGDTILYDEASHASVKDGIRASFATAWSFRHNDLHNLERKLARATGAVFVAVEALYSMDGDMAPLAELAALCQAKGLYLVVDEAHTNGVYGALGEGLVAELGLEDAVFARILTFGKALGSQGAAVAGAAVLRDYLLNFSRPFIYTTALPPLTIAGLAAAYAVLSTLTAERARLFTLSDYLKAQLNAVAGLHVPQESHIIHPVFFTASAGPAQVRQVAAAAQSSGFDVRAIVSPTVPAGTERLRLIVHSYNTEEEIEALARVLGQTTAGGAGQLQLPGGN
- a CDS encoding alpha/beta hydrolase family protein; its protein translation is MRFFRSFLFLLLISYAGAAFGAKVDTLAIPSAAMHKTYRANVVLPNAYTRQKKASFPVMYLLHGATGHYSDWLAKTPDKQLVHRLADQYNLIIVMPEGEEFAWYIDSPVNPASQFETYITQEVVQKIDQTYRTVRDRKGRVITGLSMGGHGALYLSARHPNLYCAAGSMSGALDISTARWKQNPEEAKRTAERFAPILGPVGATPETYLSNYMVLPLADKLKANGLPLIIDCGVDDFLIEANRELHRRLVYNATPHEYTERPGAHTWEYWENSLPFHALFFAKVLRANAVLVP
- the bioB gene encoding biotin synthase BioB, with the protein product MHLRTDWTLDEVKAIYNLPVLELVSQAAAIHAQTQATGEVQVCTLLSVKTGGCPEDCAYCPQAARYHTGVQAHKLLPDAEVLAAAQRAKDGGSTRFCMGAAWREIRDNRDFDRVLGMVEQVNHMGLEVCCTLGMLNEYQAERLKQAGLYAYNHNLDTSREKYDDIITTRTYDDRLNTLEHVRKAGISVCSGGIIGLGETDEDRIAMLHTLATLPQHPESVPVNALVPVQGTPLADQPRVSVWEMLRMIGTARILMPHTMVRLSAGRQEMPVTEQALCFLAGANSIFSGEKLLTTPNPDFDADKQMFALLGLKPRKSFKDVPEGAMVLGKEAAVSVVA
- a CDS encoding sugar O-acetyltransferase: MTPKQQMLAGELYQANDPELVAERRRAKQLCHRYNQEPVDLNRQVLGELLGYETDAHVEAPFRCDYGYNIQLGRNFYANYGFTVLDCALVSIGDNVFVAPNVVLSTAGHPVEAEPRVAGWEFARPIIIGDNVWLGAGVIVLPGVTIGAGTTIGAGSVVTRSIPAGVVAVGNPCRVIRTV
- the yiaA gene encoding inner membrane protein YiaA; this encodes MSTKPSNAFVAASWVALLAGMAAFIVGLWNAQMLLNEKGYYFTILLFGLFAAVSLQKSVRDQLEGIPVTSIYYSLCWFSTIAAIMLLAVGLWNASLALSEKGFYAMSFMLALFGAIAVQKNTRDSKGKNNMTDQPNPLL
- the rluF gene encoding 23S rRNA pseudouridine(2604) synthase RluF, with translation MRLNKYISESGVCSRREADRHIEQGNVLVNGKRAAIGDQVTGKDRVVVNGIAIEPRAEEDAIYIAYNKPPGIVTTTDTSIRDNIIRAIKHSVRIFPVGRLDKESQGLILLTSNGDIVNKILRAGNQHEKEYVVMVDKPLRDDFIEAMANGVPILGVMTQKCKVVKETPYIFRITLIQGMNRQIRRMCEHFGYEVVQLERIRVMNISIKGLGLNEWRELTEKELKVLFEMLENSSSADDGSMPRRRKSVSTATQWADRPGRKTARPITIRPAVARPASTDDEADTPRKPKTKLAGAWVDKPAPGRKSSAPKGLASAGRSAGSGRPTNTVGPRPGAAAGKSGRPTGASGSKRQTASKTLNRTPKGNSGTRGSSRNAPARGGKRS
- a CDS encoding proline iminopeptidase-family hydrolase, yielding MRTSFLGTCLLLLGLLGGACSSPTKPETTAADGSLTAYFAADTARVKTGGVQIIPIRTAKGTFNVWTKRFGHNPRIKLLLLNGGPGATHEYFECLESFLPQEGIEFIYYDQLGCGNSDNPKDTVMWSLPRYVEEVEQVRQALNLDKDNFYLLGHSWGGILAAEYALKYQQHLKGLVISNMMMSIPAYNKYADEVLAPQLKPEVLAEIRRIEAAKDFQNPRYMQLLEPNFYAQHLCRLPQLPEPMTRSLGKTNQSLYVTMQGPSEFGASGKLLRWDRVADLPKLAVPVLSIGGRHDTMDPEHMRMVAKKVQHGTALICPEGSHMSMYDDQATYMRGLTKWMLGVDKGEKAVKL
- a CDS encoding serine hydrolase gives rise to the protein MKFLNTLFLLLLTLTATAQQQELEALLKKQNVSGLQVVYSQNGKSTAYSLGQRKSGTRQALKANTTFQAASLGKVVLAYVALRLLDQGLLALDKPLLSYAPYPRLAIQPGADKITARMVLTHSTGLPNWAENPLADSWKTSVLRLKYTPDSCWNYSGEGYVWLQKTLEHLTGKSWEQLAQAEVFKPLKMRRSSFVWQPGFDKNASFGHDNTGKPTEIRRFAEPNAGFSLLSTADDYSRFVRALLAGTGLQPATHQLLLRPANEANRCGHTLTPTDAHIAWACGVGLVTTSRGPALWHWGDNGDFKNFFLAFPEQQETLVLFTNGANGQRLTDDVLRLFFGPGEYRALQWLAEE